CTGATCATTGTTCCAAAAACCTTGTCCCCTACTGCAAACCGACTTACTCCTTCACCAATTTCTGTGATAACTCCAGCAAAATCCCGACCAACACCTCTTGGAAAGAGAGATGATTTTGACTCAAACCAACGACTTGGCTTTCTTAGTTTCGTCATAAAAGATAGAAAACGAAGTGGCTTTGCCCCCTCAAAAGTCTTATAATCAATAGGATTTAAACCAACTGCATAAACTTCTACCCTAACTTGATTCACTTCCAAAACATCAGATTTAATGTTCACCAAATCTAGCACTTCTTCATCACCGAAACGACCATACTGTATTGCTTGAACAACCATTTCATGAACTCCTTTGTTTATCTATATATTGAGTGAGCACTCAATCATTTTTCTCTGATTATACGCTTATTCTTCATAGATTTCAACTATACTGTTTCCAAAACTTCTAACTAAGTTAGCTGTTCATGATAAAAATAGATCTATTTTCCCTTATGAAAAATTATCAAACTATAAATTAGAGAAATCCGACTGCTTATGAAAGCAGTCGGATTTTTATATATCTAATTTTTCAAAAAATTTGCCTGCTGACCGCTTTTCTTTTAGCTTCTCCAGCAGCTCATCCTCTATAAAAGGAGTCAGGTCGTCAAAATCTTGGCAAACCTTAAAAACCGTCTCTCTATCCATCTGACCATAAGCTAATTCATAATAGTCCTTATGATGATACCAGTTCTGGTCATAGTTGATATCTGTCCGTTGATAGTAAACAATGTTTTGCTTCGGTGTCAGGTAAAGCTTCTGTGTTAGAATGCTTTTCTGATCTTTGGACAGCTTGCTACGACTGAAAATCTTAACACCTTGAAAAATCTTGCGCTCATGGATACCCTGATTTGCGACTTTTAATTCAACTCTTTTATAGTGCATATAGTCACCTCCAAAAATTACCTACATTATATCAAACTCTGGCAGATTTGCAAGCAAAAGTGTCATTTCCAAAAGTCTTTCGTCGCCTCTAGAATCTCTTCCGTTGATGTCACAGTAGCCTCAATAATGCTCTTGCCAGTCTTTTTCAGATAAGCTTGTATCAGATGATAACCATAAGCATAGCCCGCAGCATAAGGCATTCCAACTGGTATCTGACCCTGTATCTTAGCTATTTCATCACCGTAGAGATATGGTGCCATTTCCGCCATCCCTGTTAGCTGAAGCTGACTTGAGATGATGGGCTTAATCTCTTCTAACTGCTCTGGACTGGTTGAAGTAACCCAAGATCCGATTAGATCTTTGCCATAAAGCTCAGCTGCAAAAGACTCTGCCAATCCCTCACTGACTACCCAGTCTGCTAATGTCGTCTGCTGATTCCATTTGACAAATTGGAAACGGACATTGTGATTACACTCATGGGCCAACGCAGCCTGCACACGTGGTAAAGTATAGTCATTTGGTAGCAGACTAAGCATGAGGTAGCCTGGGATTCCGCCATCTCCGCTATAACCCTTATTGAGCTGTAGCATAGGCTTTTCTGGATTGCCCAATAAAATAGTAAAATGGTAATCCTCAACATCTAAGTCATAGCCAGCCTGTTCAAAAAGGCCAATA
This window of the Streptococcus sp. D7B5 genome carries:
- a CDS encoding EXLDI protein, with translation MHYKRVELKVANQGIHERKIFQGVKIFSRSKLSKDQKSILTQKLYLTPKQNIVYYQRTDINYDQNWYHHKDYYELAYGQMDRETVFKVCQDFDDLTPFIEDELLEKLKEKRSAGKFFEKLDI
- a CDS encoding DUF2268 domain-containing protein, coding for MQINMIRSDKVYQEMLELPLEKREGCFRAKILAPFATKYQTQHIPLKAKYPGGFDALFLLGFMNLLPATLSGKDRPAIDALSSDQLWQDCQDTIKRSIGLFEQAGYDLDVEDYHFTILLGNPEKPMLQLNKGYSGDGGIPGYLMLSLLPNDYTLPRVQAALAHECNHNVRFQFVKWNQQTTLADWVVSEGLAESFAAELYGKDLIGSWVTSTSPEQLEEIKPIISSQLQLTGMAEMAPYLYGDEIAKIQGQIPVGMPYAAGYAYGYHLIQAYLKKTGKSIIEATVTSTEEILEATKDFWK